From the genome of Papaver somniferum cultivar HN1 chromosome 2, ASM357369v1, whole genome shotgun sequence, one region includes:
- the LOC113351857 gene encoding F-box protein At3g07870-like: protein MTGEYIYLPEMDFGGISRDNMYSGFGYCISTNEYKVVQVYYGNNVGSLPLGKVQVYTLGGGNMWRHKGEIPYIFKEGAVYANNSLYWIDHSTELQFNNIIAFDLADETFSILPLPPCFDSVPGYYPEKRVYLVSLRGSLGVYHVNIGELSSEHALSTNDCLDIWILKKEKELQEE, encoded by the coding sequence ATGACAGGAGAATACATTTACCTTCCAGAGATGGATTTCGGTGGAATATCAAGAGATAATATGTATAGTGGATTTGGATATTGCATATCCACTAATGAATACAAGGTTGTTCAAGTTTACTACGGGAACAACGTAGGATCCTTGCCATTGGGAAAGGTTCAGGTTTACACCCTTGGTGGTGGCAATATGTGGAGACACAAAGGAGAAATTCCTTACATTTTTAAGGAAGGGGCTGTTTATGCAAACAACTCACTCTATTGGATAGATCACAGTACAGAATTGCAATTCAATAACATCATAGCCTTTGATTTAGCAGATGAGACGTTTAGTATCCTCCCATTGCCACCGTGTTTCGACAGTGTTCCCGGATATTATCCCGAAAAAAGAGTTTATCTCGTGTCGTTAAGAGGGAGTTTAGGTGTTTATCATGTGAATATTGGTGAATTGTCTTCTGAACATGCTTTGTCGACCAATGATTGCTTGGATAT
- the LOC113351856 gene encoding F-box protein At3g07870-like: MTGEYVYLPEMDFGEISRPEVLGGFGYCQSNNEYKVIQVTYEYNQFEQLGRVQVYTLGSGSRWRNKGEMHYTSKERLVLANEALYWLENIEDEWNLRAFHLADETFGTVPMPPCHDVVRGYIQLVSLNGCLCVYHVTVERCSEQEDDAYYRKEDKRIDMWILKKVHKKNNVRYSPVDENDDSNLWVWIREISMKYKTEFPDFRHYESFSITSNNQVLMWEVCDVQGYKTPICYDPNTTITNYLWNTGVLYAQAIPHMSSFVSLEDLGEKSAR, encoded by the coding sequence ATGACAGGAGAATATGTTTATCTTCCGGAGATGGATTTTGGTGAAATATCGAGACCTGAGGTGCTCGGTGGATTTGGTTATTGTCAATCTAATAATGAGTACAAGGTCATTCAAGTTACCTATGAGTACAACCAATTCGAGCAGTTGGGAAGGGTTCAGGTATACACACTTGGTAGTGGCAGCAGGTGGAGAAACAAAGGGGAAATGCATTACACTAGTAAAGAAAGATTGGTTTTGGCGAACGAGGCACTTTATTGGCTAGAGAATATTGAAGATGAATGGAACCTCAGAGCTTTTCATTTAGCAGATGAGACGTTTGGTACTGTCCCAATGCCGCCTTGTCATGATGTTGTCCGCGGTTACATACAACTTGTGTCCTTGAATGGTTGTTTATGTGTTTATCATGTTACAGTTGAAAGGTGTTCTGAACAAGAGGACGATGCTTACTATCGTAAGGAAGATAAACGCATAGATATGTGGATATTAAAGAAAGTGCACAAAAAGAATAACGTACGCTACTCCCCTGTGGACGAGAATGATGACTCGAACCTTTGGGTTTGGATCAGGGAGATCAGTATGAAATACAAAACTGAGTTCCCTGATTTCAGGCATTATGAGTCATTTTCCATAACAAGTAACAATCAAGTTTTGATGTGGGAGGTCTGTGATGTGCAAGGCTATAAAACACCTATCTGTTATGATCCTAATACTACAATAACAAATTATCTCTGGAATACTGGTGTGTTGTATGCTCAAGCAATTCCCCACATGAGTAGCTTTGTTTCATTGGAAGATCTTGGAGAGAAGTCTGCGAGGTAG